In Pseudomonas putida, a genomic segment contains:
- a CDS encoding VOC family protein, producing the protein MTAKNSICLWYDKDAEEAANFYAATFPDSRVLAVHPAPGDYPSGKQGEVITVEFVVMGIPCVGLNGGPTFRHSEAFSFQVRTEDQAETDRLWHAIVGNGGQESQCGWCKDKWGVSWQITPRVLLEAIVNPDTAAAKRAFAAMMTMGKIDVAQIEAALRG; encoded by the coding sequence ATGACTGCCAAGAACTCCATCTGCCTGTGGTACGACAAGGATGCCGAGGAGGCAGCCAACTTCTACGCCGCGACGTTCCCTGACAGCCGTGTGTTGGCCGTGCACCCAGCACCTGGCGACTACCCTTCGGGCAAGCAGGGAGAGGTGATAACCGTCGAATTCGTCGTCATGGGTATCCCCTGTGTCGGGCTCAACGGCGGCCCGACATTCCGTCACAGCGAGGCCTTTTCCTTCCAGGTGCGGACCGAGGACCAGGCCGAGACGGACCGCCTGTGGCACGCCATCGTTGGCAACGGCGGCCAGGAAAGCCAGTGCGGCTGGTGCAAGGACAAATGGGGGGTGTCATGGCAGATCACCCCGCGCGTGCTCCTCGAGGCCATCGTCAACCCAGACACTGCCGCCGCCAAGCGGGCCTTCGCGGCGATGATGACGATGGGCAAGATCGACGTGGCGCAGATCGAAGCGGCGCTGCGCGGCTGA
- the dddP gene encoding dimethylsulfonioproprionate lyase DddP: MMNSPFSIPAHARRIDPARQRAAALKADGSVDDNDRTEIGPTPLAFAEWDRLGLRAPHLPSMREYRLQRLCQQLIARDLGGILLFDPLNIRYATDTTNMQLWTTHNPARACFVAASGHVVLWDFHGCDHLSAHLPLVTELRSGASFFYFETGDRTDEHARRFAAEVDALLRSHAGSNRRLAVDRIEVAGLRALDALDVQVHNGQEVTEFARAIKGPDEILAMRCAVASCEAAVAEMRQAMRAGVTENDVWAALHAGNIRRGGEWIETRILSSGPRTNPWFQESGPRVLSDGDLLSFDTDLIGVYGFCVDMSRSWICGDLQPTAEQKRLYRIAHEHISRNIEMVKPGVRFTELTRNGHRLPESCRAQRYGVMFHGVGLCDEYPSIRYPEDLDAYGYEGELQPGMALCVEAYVGEVGGRDGIKLENQLLVTEDGYELLTHYPFEDSFLLD; this comes from the coding sequence ATGATGAATTCGCCGTTCTCGATTCCCGCCCACGCCCGCCGTATCGACCCAGCCCGGCAACGCGCCGCCGCCCTCAAGGCCGATGGCTCGGTAGACGACAACGACCGCACCGAAATCGGCCCGACCCCGCTGGCCTTCGCCGAGTGGGACCGACTTGGCCTGCGGGCGCCGCATCTGCCCAGCATGCGCGAATACCGCTTGCAGCGCCTTTGCCAACAACTGATCGCGCGGGACCTGGGCGGCATTCTGCTGTTCGACCCGCTGAACATCCGCTATGCCACCGACACCACCAACATGCAGCTATGGACCACCCACAATCCGGCCCGGGCGTGTTTTGTCGCCGCCAGCGGCCATGTGGTGCTGTGGGATTTCCATGGTTGTGACCACCTTTCGGCGCACCTGCCGCTGGTTACCGAGCTGCGCAGTGGCGCCTCGTTTTTCTACTTCGAGACGGGCGATCGCACCGATGAGCACGCCAGGCGTTTTGCCGCCGAGGTCGATGCCTTGTTGCGCAGCCATGCGGGCAGCAACCGCCGCCTGGCGGTGGATCGTATCGAGGTCGCCGGGCTGCGTGCCCTCGACGCGCTTGACGTGCAAGTGCACAACGGCCAGGAGGTGACTGAATTCGCCCGGGCGATCAAGGGGCCCGACGAAATCCTCGCCATGCGCTGCGCAGTGGCTTCGTGCGAGGCAGCGGTTGCCGAAATGCGCCAGGCCATGCGTGCCGGGGTCACCGAGAACGATGTCTGGGCGGCGTTGCATGCCGGCAACATCCGCCGTGGTGGCGAATGGATCGAAACGCGGATTCTCAGCTCCGGCCCACGGACCAATCCCTGGTTCCAGGAGTCCGGCCCGAGGGTGCTCAGCGATGGCGACCTGCTGTCGTTCGACACCGACCTGATCGGGGTGTACGGCTTCTGCGTGGACATGTCGCGCAGTTGGATTTGTGGCGACCTGCAGCCCACTGCCGAGCAGAAGCGTCTGTATCGCATCGCCCACGAGCACATCAGCCGCAACATCGAGATGGTCAAGCCCGGCGTGCGGTTCACCGAGCTGACCCGTAACGGTCACCGCCTGCCCGAAAGCTGTCGCGCGCAACGTTACGGTGTGATGTTCCATGGTGTTGGACTCTGTGACGAATATCCGAGCATTCGTTATCCCGAAGATCTCGATGCCTATGGTTACGAGGGCGAACTGCAGCCGGGCATGGCGTTGTGCGTGGAGGCCTATGTCGGCGAGGTGGGCGGGCGCGATGGGATCAAGCTGGAGAACCAGTTGCTGGTGACCGAGGACGGGTATGAGCTGTTGACCCATTACCCGTTCGAGGACAGTTTCCTGCTGGATTGA
- a CDS encoding mechanosensitive ion channel family protein: MDESKAITEAQGSLAALQTWLVEHAASFVVTVVVAIVLWVLGRWLINFLVKLVQRSLARQKFDPTVLRYVGSFITVTLNIILVIAILGYCGIETTSFAALLAAVGLAIGMAWSGLLANLAAGGFIIVLRPFKVGDVVEVGGVKGTVVEIGLFVTSINTPENVLALVGNNKVFAENIFNYTTHLFRRLEWSVALPREGAWEGFDKLVATRLGQLPHILPEPGPVTDLRIDEQGGAQLEVKAYCEDDERDAMHEVVQSLLDALVKEAGRGKPAPTAG; the protein is encoded by the coding sequence ATGGACGAAAGCAAAGCCATTACCGAAGCACAGGGTTCACTCGCTGCACTGCAGACATGGTTGGTCGAGCATGCAGCGTCCTTTGTCGTCACCGTCGTGGTGGCCATCGTACTGTGGGTGCTGGGCCGCTGGCTGATCAACTTCCTGGTCAAGCTGGTCCAGCGCTCGCTGGCCCGCCAGAAGTTCGATCCCACGGTGCTGCGCTACGTCGGCTCCTTCATCACGGTTACCCTGAACATCATCCTGGTCATCGCCATCCTGGGTTATTGCGGTATCGAGACCACCTCGTTCGCTGCGTTGCTCGCGGCCGTAGGCCTGGCCATCGGCATGGCATGGTCGGGCCTGCTGGCCAACCTCGCGGCCGGCGGATTCATCATCGTGCTGCGCCCGTTCAAGGTCGGCGATGTGGTGGAAGTCGGCGGGGTGAAGGGGACGGTGGTGGAGATCGGCCTGTTCGTCACGTCCATCAATACGCCCGAGAACGTCCTGGCCCTGGTGGGAAACAACAAGGTGTTCGCGGAGAACATCTTCAACTACACGACTCATCTGTTCCGGCGTCTGGAGTGGTCGGTGGCGTTGCCGCGCGAGGGCGCCTGGGAGGGCTTCGACAAGCTGGTCGCAACCCGGCTTGGCCAGTTGCCGCATATCTTGCCGGAACCTGGGCCGGTCACCGACCTGCGTATCGACGAGCAGGGGGGCGCGCAGCTGGAGGTGAAGGCGTACTGCGAGGACGATGAGCGCGACGCCATGCACGAAGTGGTGCAGAGCCTGCTCGATGCGTTGGTGAAAGAGGCCGGGCGAGGCAAGCCGGCCCCGACTGCAGGCTAG
- a CDS encoding TonB-dependent receptor, protein MVFPFPSRPTLLALCCSVSFLAQAADPVIELGATDISASTDQVNSNTLPEAYAGGQVARGGQMGVLGNQDMMDVPFTMTSYTSKLIEDQQAEDVGDVLLNDPSVRQSFGFGNQSQVFVIRGLPLSGDDISYNGLYGVLPRQILSTDAIERVEVFKGPSAFINGASPTGSGLGGGVNLVAKRAGDTPTRRYTQDISSDGRIGEHLDLGQRFGEDNRWGARVNLSQREGDTAVDDQSQRTKLFVAGLDYRGDDFRVSTDFGYQKQRVNHLRNSVQLGSATSIPTAPDAKHNYGQSWTYTETEDTFGMIRGDWDLNDSWTAYLSGGAKHTRETGVYGTPKLVGNDGTATIGGSEIPHNEDNVSFAAGLNGRLQTGPVSHQIAIGATTIWTQQENAYVFYKSTAGNTDIYHGTKLPKPTAISLTGGDLGDPGVTGKTRNRGLAVSDTVGLFDDTLLLTYGIRRQQLRVESYSYDGTSFDDSDGSRTALYDKSITTPVYGIVYKPTESVSLYANRIEGLAQGPTASGSGITNAGQAFPPGRTKQLEAGIKLDLQTFGANLGVFRIEKPTDGYVEDNVFVHDGEQVNKGIELSVFGEPIHGLRLMAGGTRMTSELKNTAGGANDGNHAIGVPTFQLNASVDWDIPGIEGAALNARMLRTGGQFADQANNLELPAWNRFDAGARYAFKGWDKDITLRMNVENLTNKNYWASANGGYLTQGEPRLVKFSGTIDF, encoded by the coding sequence ATGGTTTTCCCATTCCCGTCCCGCCCCACCCTGCTCGCCTTGTGCTGCTCGGTGTCGTTCCTGGCCCAGGCTGCCGACCCAGTCATCGAACTGGGCGCCACCGACATCTCCGCCAGCACCGACCAGGTCAATTCCAATACCCTGCCCGAGGCCTATGCCGGCGGTCAGGTCGCGCGTGGCGGGCAGATGGGCGTGTTGGGCAACCAGGACATGATGGACGTGCCGTTCACCATGACCAGCTACACCTCCAAGCTGATCGAGGACCAGCAGGCCGAGGACGTCGGCGACGTGCTGCTCAACGACCCGTCGGTGCGCCAGTCGTTCGGCTTCGGTAACCAGTCCCAGGTGTTCGTGATCCGTGGCCTGCCACTGAGTGGCGACGACATTTCCTATAACGGTCTGTATGGCGTGCTGCCGCGCCAGATCCTGTCGACCGACGCGATCGAGCGTGTCGAGGTGTTCAAGGGCCCCAGCGCCTTCATCAACGGCGCATCGCCCACCGGTAGCGGTTTGGGCGGCGGAGTCAACCTGGTGGCCAAGCGCGCTGGCGATACCCCGACCCGCCGCTACACCCAGGACATCAGCAGCGATGGCCGCATCGGCGAGCACCTGGACCTCGGCCAACGCTTCGGCGAGGACAATCGCTGGGGGGCGCGGGTCAACCTCAGCCAGCGCGAAGGCGACACTGCCGTCGACGACCAGAGCCAGCGCACCAAGCTGTTCGTCGCCGGCCTCGACTACCGCGGCGACGACTTCCGCGTCTCCACCGACTTCGGCTACCAGAAACAGCGCGTCAACCACCTGCGCAACAGCGTGCAACTAGGCTCCGCGACCAGCATTCCAACCGCGCCGGACGCCAAGCACAACTACGGGCAGAGCTGGACCTACACCGAGACCGAAGACACCTTCGGCATGATTCGCGGCGACTGGGACCTGAACGACAGCTGGACCGCGTACCTTTCCGGAGGGGCCAAGCACACACGCGAAACCGGTGTGTATGGCACCCCGAAGCTGGTCGGTAACGACGGCACCGCGACCATTGGTGGCTCCGAGATTCCGCACAACGAAGACAACGTGAGCTTCGCCGCCGGCCTGAACGGCCGCTTGCAAACCGGGCCGGTGAGCCACCAGATCGCGATCGGTGCCACGACCATCTGGACCCAGCAGGAGAACGCTTATGTGTTCTACAAGTCCACGGCGGGCAACACCGATATCTATCACGGAACCAAGCTGCCCAAGCCCACCGCCATATCCCTCACCGGTGGCGACCTTGGCGACCCAGGCGTGACGGGTAAGACGCGCAACCGTGGCCTGGCCGTCTCTGACACTGTCGGCTTGTTCGATGACACCCTGCTGTTGACCTATGGCATCCGCCGCCAGCAACTGCGCGTCGAAAGCTATAGCTACGATGGCACCAGTTTCGACGATTCCGACGGCAGCCGCACCGCGCTCTACGACAAGAGCATCACCACCCCGGTATACGGCATCGTCTACAAGCCGACCGAGTCGGTATCGCTGTACGCCAACCGCATCGAAGGCCTGGCCCAAGGCCCCACCGCCTCGGGCAGCGGCATCACCAACGCAGGCCAGGCCTTCCCACCAGGGCGCACCAAGCAGCTCGAAGCGGGTATCAAGCTCGACCTGCAGACCTTCGGCGCCAACCTCGGTGTGTTCCGCATCGAGAAGCCCACCGATGGCTACGTCGAGGACAACGTGTTCGTGCACGACGGCGAACAGGTCAACAAAGGCATCGAGCTGAGCGTGTTCGGCGAGCCGATCCATGGCCTGCGCCTGATGGCCGGTGGCACGCGCATGACCTCGGAGCTGAAGAACACCGCAGGCGGCGCCAACGATGGCAACCACGCCATCGGCGTACCGACCTTCCAGCTCAACGCCAGCGTCGATTGGGACATCCCAGGCATCGAAGGCGCCGCGCTGAACGCCCGCATGCTGCGCACCGGTGGCCAGTTCGCCGACCAGGCCAACAACCTCGAGCTGCCGGCCTGGAACCGTTTCGACGCCGGTGCGCGATACGCCTTCAAGGGCTGGGACAAGGACATCACCCTGCGCATGAACGTGGAAAACCTGACCAACAAGAACTACTGGGCCTCGGCCAACGGCGGCTACCTGACCCAGGGCGAGCCACGCCTGGTCAAGTTTTCCGGCACCATCGACTTCTGA
- a CDS encoding AbrB family transcriptional regulator has protein sequence MQTALSGLSRPFFPWLALLLCAAAFGQLLHYLAVPAGLFLGPMLVAILFGVCGAKLNLHRQVFRFGQGCVGLLVAHSVTWAVLMSVAQSWPLMVVATLVTVVLSAVVGLGTVRFGGIPGSTAAWGTAPGAASAMVSMAEENGADARVVATMQYVRVVCVVMIGSLVSHLLGATPEAGAVANAPALNDGPHLVNVLASLAVVLIGIVAGNRMPAGALLAPLLIGGALQLSGLLTITLPEPLLAFAYGAIGCYIGLRFDRPTVRYVWKRLPTMIAGAVALILLCAACAWVLALAMGTDFLSMYLATSPGGLDAMAIIAVETHADVGLVLAMQTLRLFGVILTGAYCARQIIRWTQTDNGSRQM, from the coding sequence TTGCAGACCGCCCTTTCCGGCCTATCCAGACCCTTCTTCCCATGGCTCGCCCTGCTGCTCTGCGCGGCAGCCTTCGGGCAACTGCTTCATTACCTGGCCGTACCGGCCGGTTTGTTCCTCGGCCCCATGCTGGTGGCCATTCTGTTCGGCGTGTGCGGCGCCAAGCTGAACCTGCACCGCCAGGTGTTTCGCTTCGGCCAGGGCTGCGTCGGCCTGCTGGTGGCGCATTCGGTGACCTGGGCAGTGCTGATGTCGGTGGCGCAGTCGTGGCCGCTGATGGTGGTCGCCACCTTGGTCACGGTGGTGCTCAGCGCCGTGGTCGGCCTCGGCACCGTGCGCTTCGGCGGCATCCCCGGCAGCACCGCCGCCTGGGGGACGGCGCCGGGCGCGGCGTCGGCGATGGTGTCGATGGCCGAGGAGAATGGCGCAGACGCACGCGTGGTGGCGACCATGCAGTACGTACGGGTGGTCTGCGTGGTAATGATCGGCTCGCTGGTCAGCCACCTGTTGGGCGCCACGCCAGAAGCTGGCGCGGTGGCCAATGCACCAGCGCTGAACGATGGGCCACACCTGGTGAATGTGCTGGCGAGCCTGGCCGTGGTGCTGATCGGCATCGTCGCCGGTAACCGCATGCCGGCCGGTGCGTTGCTTGCGCCGCTGTTGATCGGTGGCGCGCTGCAACTGAGCGGGCTGCTCACCATCACCCTGCCGGAGCCGCTGCTGGCCTTCGCCTACGGCGCCATCGGCTGCTACATCGGCCTGCGCTTCGACCGCCCGACCGTGCGCTACGTGTGGAAACGCCTGCCGACCATGATCGCTGGCGCGGTGGCGTTGATCCTGCTGTGCGCGGCCTGTGCCTGGGTGCTGGCCCTGGCCATGGGCACCGACTTCCTGTCGATGTACCTGGCCACCAGCCCCGGTGGCCTGGATGCCATGGCGATCATCGCGGTGGAGACCCACGCCGATGTCGGGCTGGTGCTGGCCATGCAGACATTGCGCCTGTTCGGGGTGATTCTGACCGGGGCGTACTGCGCCCGGCAGATCATTCGCTGGACCCAGACAGACAACGGCTCACGGCAAATGTGA
- a CDS encoding LysR family transcriptional regulator, with product MDLRDLTYFETIAELGHLGRAAERLNRSQPALSKSIQRLEESLGTRLFQRDGRRIKLTEVGQLLLARGKQLQLNIAETEREVRDFASGLVGNIRLGCAASMSDHLLPHLTAALLERAPEVTLKLSIAQDDVLKESLRAGRLDVIISPQIADDPQFTTHAILEDEAIVVASVDHPVFAGPIALKDLCQYRWVLGGPTVMARRWIDNAFIARHLPAPRVQIETNALSLLPRLIARTQLLSFAARETLAYGIGQSWLREVPLEETTMRRTVAVSVRTEGYLPPAAGALVALLKEQGRNFFERD from the coding sequence ATGGACCTGCGTGACCTGACCTATTTTGAAACCATCGCCGAACTTGGCCACCTCGGGCGCGCTGCCGAGCGCCTCAACCGCAGCCAGCCGGCACTGAGCAAAAGCATCCAACGCCTGGAGGAGTCGCTTGGCACGCGCCTGTTCCAACGTGATGGCCGGCGTATCAAGCTGACCGAGGTGGGCCAGTTGCTGCTGGCGCGGGGCAAGCAGCTGCAACTGAACATCGCCGAAACCGAACGCGAGGTGCGCGACTTCGCCAGCGGACTGGTGGGCAACATCCGCCTGGGCTGTGCGGCGAGCATGTCCGATCACTTGCTGCCGCACCTGACCGCGGCCTTGCTGGAGCGTGCGCCTGAGGTCACCTTGAAACTGTCGATCGCCCAGGACGACGTGCTCAAGGAGTCGCTGCGGGCCGGGCGCCTGGATGTGATCATCTCGCCGCAGATCGCTGACGATCCCCAGTTCACCACCCACGCCATCCTCGAGGATGAAGCCATCGTCGTGGCCAGCGTCGACCATCCGGTGTTCGCCGGGCCCATTGCGCTGAAAGACTTGTGCCAGTATCGCTGGGTGCTGGGCGGGCCAACGGTGATGGCCAGGCGGTGGATCGACAACGCGTTCATCGCCCGGCACCTGCCGGCACCACGGGTACAGATCGAAACCAACGCGCTCTCGCTGTTGCCGCGTCTGATTGCGCGCACCCAGCTGCTGAGTTTTGCCGCGCGGGAAACCTTGGCCTATGGCATCGGCCAGTCATGGCTGCGCGAAGTGCCGCTGGAAGAAACCACCATGCGCCGCACCGTGGCCGTGTCAGTGCGCACCGAGGGCTATCTGCCGCCTGCTGCGGGGGCGTTGGTGGCGTTGCTGAAGGAGCAGGGGCGGAACTTCTTCGAGCGTGATTGA